In one window of Frigoriglobus tundricola DNA:
- a CDS encoding DMT family transporter yields the protein MDKSTLAVAVTIAFSVIGVTGDYFLKLASAREQPLRSGWFYLGFALYASTAFGWVFVMRHLKLATISVLYSVSMVLLLTAIGVGVFREPLSYSELAGIALAVASLVLLMRFA from the coding sequence TTGGACAAATCGACACTCGCGGTGGCGGTCACGATCGCCTTTAGTGTGATCGGCGTCACGGGCGATTACTTCCTCAAGCTCGCCAGTGCGCGTGAGCAGCCGCTCCGCTCGGGGTGGTTCTATCTCGGCTTCGCCCTGTACGCCTCGACCGCCTTCGGGTGGGTGTTCGTGATGCGGCACCTGAAGCTGGCCACCATCAGCGTCCTGTATTCCGTATCGATGGTGCTGCTCCTCACGGCGATCGGCGTGGGCGTGTTCCGGGAGCCGCTCTCGTACTCGGAACTGGCCGGCATCGCCCTGGCCGTGGCCTCGCTCGTGCTGCTGATGCGCTTCGCGTAG
- a CDS encoding HNH endonuclease: MNEPNLTPCGLCGRGFAADHLTKHHCLPKSKGGTSDDVSMICAQCHGMVHATYTNATLAAVYPTIADLRRAPELAAFIRWVRKQPITRRKRNKERRRKL; this comes from the coding sequence ATGAACGAACCGAACCTCACGCCCTGCGGCCTGTGCGGTCGCGGGTTCGCGGCGGATCACCTCACGAAGCACCACTGCCTGCCCAAGTCCAAGGGCGGCACCAGCGATGACGTGTCGATGATCTGCGCGCAGTGTCACGGCATGGTCCACGCGACCTACACCAACGCCACGCTGGCCGCGGTGTACCCGACCATTGCGGACCTCCGGCGGGCGCCGGAACTGGCCGCGTTCATCCGGTGGGTTCGCAAGCAGCCGATCACGCGCCGGAAGCGGAACAAGGAGCGGCGGCGGAAACTCTGA
- a CDS encoding sensor histidine kinase, whose product MRLSLRYRLLLPLALLIAGDAAATAWAARAAAAAAERRLAKQQWAVADALTNQLTFPLSEPVLKTMRGLSGAEFLFVHPPQPSKSTFAEPPAEPIDVPTATRPGADELHTLGPPVTVAGEEYRCLRLPLKVPHPNAGGNLYIFYPESLRRTAVADAVRPLVVLGGAGGAVAVLFAVAFGSRLVRRVRDLDARTRLIAAGDFRPMPVSGADDELRDLCESVNDMARRLAGFQDELQRSERLQLLGQFSGGLAHQLRNAAAGARLAVELFLAENPAADPEPLRVALRQLARIESNLRQFLALGKPPAGERVPCDLVGLIDQAVTLLKPQCQHAGTTVVWDPPGPRVVSGDPAALSHLLGNVIGNAVEAAGPGGTVDIHLTALSAGKPVTRIEVTDTGPGPPNAIAAKLFDPFVTGKDQGIGLGLAVAKQAAEAHGGTIRWERRGGRTVFVIELPT is encoded by the coding sequence GTGCGCCTGTCGCTCCGCTACCGCCTGCTCCTGCCGCTCGCGCTCCTCATCGCGGGGGACGCGGCCGCGACGGCGTGGGCCGCGCGGGCCGCCGCCGCCGCCGCGGAGCGGCGGCTCGCCAAGCAGCAGTGGGCCGTCGCCGACGCGCTCACCAATCAGCTCACGTTCCCGCTCTCCGAACCGGTACTGAAGACGATGCGGGGCCTCTCCGGTGCCGAGTTCCTCTTCGTTCACCCGCCGCAGCCGTCCAAGTCCACCTTTGCCGAGCCGCCCGCGGAACCGATCGACGTGCCCACCGCGACCCGCCCCGGGGCCGACGAGCTGCACACGCTCGGCCCGCCGGTCACGGTCGCGGGCGAGGAGTACCGGTGCCTGCGGTTGCCGCTCAAGGTCCCGCACCCGAACGCCGGCGGGAACCTGTACATCTTCTATCCCGAATCGCTCCGCCGCACCGCCGTCGCCGACGCGGTGCGCCCGCTCGTCGTCCTCGGCGGGGCCGGCGGGGCGGTCGCGGTGCTGTTCGCGGTCGCGTTCGGGTCGCGGCTGGTGCGCCGGGTCCGCGACCTCGACGCCCGCACGCGGCTCATTGCGGCCGGCGATTTCCGCCCGATGCCGGTGTCGGGTGCGGACGACGAGCTCCGCGACCTGTGCGAGTCCGTCAACGATATGGCCCGCCGCCTCGCGGGGTTTCAGGACGAGCTACAGCGGAGCGAGCGGTTGCAGCTCCTCGGTCAGTTCTCCGGCGGGCTCGCGCACCAGCTCCGCAACGCGGCGGCCGGGGCGCGGCTCGCGGTGGAACTGTTCCTCGCGGAGAACCCCGCCGCCGACCCCGAGCCGCTCCGCGTGGCGCTGCGGCAGCTCGCCCGCATCGAGAGCAACCTGCGGCAGTTCCTCGCGCTGGGCAAGCCGCCGGCGGGCGAGCGCGTCCCGTGCGATCTGGTGGGGCTCATCGACCAGGCCGTGACCCTGCTGAAGCCGCAGTGCCAGCACGCCGGAACGACCGTCGTCTGGGACCCGCCGGGGCCGCGCGTCGTATCGGGCGATCCGGCGGCGCTGTCGCACCTGCTCGGCAACGTCATCGGTAACGCCGTGGAGGCGGCCGGTCCCGGCGGTACGGTGGACATTCACCTGACCGCTTTATCCGCGGGCAAGCCGGTCACCCGGATCGAAGTGACCGACACCGGACCGGGGCCGCCGAACGCGATCGCGGCGAAACTGTTCGACCCGTTCGTGACCGGCAAGGATCAGGGAATCGGTTTGGGGCTGGCGGTCGCGAAGCAAGCGGCCGAGGCGCACGGCGGGACGATCCGCTGGGAGCGGCGCGGTGGCAGAACCGTGTTCGTCATCGAGCTGCCGACATGA
- a CDS encoding metallophosphatase domain-containing protein, with protein MRIVCVSDTHGYHERTDVPDGDVLVHAGDICRHGSLADVEDFNRWLGALPHRHKVVICGNHDGCFQETPAEARARLTNAIYLEDSACEIEGLTFYGSPWTPLFCDWAFMLSDAELAAKWSRIPSGVDVLVTHGPPHGIRDMTNRDEAAGSLSLLQRVLEVKPRLHVFGHIHEAAGRTDYDGTIFLNASTRMGSGGGVVVELD; from the coding sequence ATGCGGATCGTCTGCGTCTCCGATACGCACGGCTATCACGAGCGGACAGACGTACCCGACGGCGACGTCCTCGTTCACGCCGGCGACATCTGCCGCCACGGCTCGCTCGCGGACGTGGAGGACTTCAACCGCTGGTTGGGGGCGCTCCCGCACCGTCACAAAGTCGTCATCTGCGGGAACCACGACGGGTGCTTTCAGGAGACGCCGGCCGAGGCCCGCGCGCGACTCACGAACGCGATCTACCTCGAAGATTCGGCCTGCGAGATCGAAGGGCTGACGTTCTACGGGAGCCCGTGGACGCCGCTGTTCTGCGACTGGGCGTTCATGCTCTCCGACGCGGAACTGGCCGCGAAATGGTCGCGGATCCCGTCCGGGGTGGACGTACTCGTTACGCACGGTCCGCCGCATGGCATTCGGGACATGACCAATCGCGACGAGGCCGCCGGGAGCCTCTCGCTTCTCCAGCGCGTCCTGGAGGTGAAGCCGCGGTTGCACGTGTTCGGACACATCCACGAGGCCGCCGGCCGCACCGACTACGACGGCACCATCTTCCTCAACGCCAGCACGCGGATGGGATCGGGGGGCGGCGTGGTGGTCGAACTGGACTGA
- a CDS encoding DUF1501 domain-containing protein — MLTLFGKPHARGGFCDGVNRRDFLTIGGTLFGGCLALPNLLATENKVNIRSSHKAVINIYLPGGPPHIDMWDLKPDAPAEVRGEFNPIQTRVPGIQICELFPRIAQMMDRFVIVRSLVGNSGDHDAYQCMTGRPRTAANNGFWPGFSSWVSKVQGGADTAVPANVSLMYPTGERRWGYPGEGGFLGLQHAPFQLVGGKANNMKSDNLTLQGVSLDRLNDRVALLKGFDTIDRKVDAKGAMDGMDAFNRQALDILTSSKLKDAVDLSKEDPKVLARYGVDDPAFERDGAPRMVRNFCIARRLVEAGARVVTMNFTRWDWHGGDGKNFVQAKKDFPLLDVAVTSLIEDIHARGLDKDVTVIVWGEFGRTPKLNNMASRDHWPQLNCALMAGGGMRTGQVIGSSNRLGERAASRPVTHQDIFATLYKNLGVDLNAVREYDANGRPYYPLDADATPIRELV, encoded by the coding sequence ATGCTCACCCTATTTGGCAAGCCGCACGCGCGCGGCGGGTTCTGCGACGGTGTGAACCGCCGCGACTTCCTCACCATCGGCGGCACGCTCTTCGGCGGCTGTCTCGCGCTGCCCAACCTGCTGGCGACCGAGAACAAGGTCAACATCCGCTCGTCGCACAAGGCGGTCATCAACATCTACCTCCCCGGCGGCCCGCCGCACATCGACATGTGGGACCTGAAGCCGGACGCGCCGGCCGAGGTCCGTGGCGAGTTCAACCCGATCCAGACCCGCGTGCCCGGCATCCAGATCTGCGAGCTGTTCCCGCGGATCGCGCAGATGATGGACAGGTTCGTCATCGTCCGGTCGCTTGTGGGCAACTCCGGCGACCACGACGCCTACCAGTGCATGACCGGCCGCCCGCGCACGGCGGCGAACAACGGCTTCTGGCCGGGGTTCAGCTCGTGGGTGTCGAAGGTGCAGGGCGGCGCCGACACGGCCGTGCCCGCCAACGTGTCCCTCATGTACCCGACCGGCGAGCGCCGGTGGGGCTACCCCGGCGAGGGCGGCTTCCTCGGCCTGCAACACGCGCCGTTCCAGCTCGTCGGCGGCAAGGCCAACAACATGAAGTCGGACAACCTCACGCTCCAGGGCGTGTCGCTGGACCGGCTGAACGACCGCGTCGCGCTGCTCAAGGGCTTCGACACGATCGACCGCAAGGTGGACGCGAAGGGCGCGATGGACGGGATGGACGCGTTCAACCGGCAGGCGCTCGACATCCTCACGTCGTCCAAGCTGAAGGACGCGGTCGATCTCTCGAAGGAGGACCCGAAGGTGCTGGCGCGGTACGGCGTGGACGACCCCGCGTTCGAGCGGGACGGCGCGCCGCGGATGGTGCGGAACTTCTGCATCGCGCGGCGGCTGGTGGAGGCCGGCGCCCGCGTGGTGACGATGAACTTCACCCGCTGGGACTGGCACGGCGGCGACGGCAAGAACTTCGTGCAGGCGAAGAAGGACTTCCCGCTGCTCGACGTGGCCGTGACCTCGCTCATCGAGGACATCCACGCCCGCGGGCTGGACAAGGACGTGACGGTGATCGTGTGGGGCGAGTTCGGCCGCACGCCGAAGCTGAACAACATGGCGAGCCGCGACCACTGGCCGCAACTGAACTGTGCCCTCATGGCCGGCGGCGGGATGAGAACCGGCCAGGTGATCGGCTCCTCGAACCGGCTGGGCGAGCGGGCCGCGTCCCGCCCGGTGACGCACCAGGACATCTTCGCGACGCTGTACAAGAACCTGGGCGTGGACCTGAACGCGGTCCGCGAGTACGACGCGAACGGCCGCCCGTACTACCCGCTCGACGCCGACGCGACCCCGATCCGCGAGCTGGTGTGA
- a CDS encoding zinc dependent phospholipase C family protein, with protein MLAARVLGTGPGSGTDADRAAFFAGAVAPDMGYFPGGDRFASDLAHYVRTGRLVRALVRAAGASAAAAFARGWATHVLADVLVHPLVNRAAAELTHGTASGALATPDGLVAHLRIEQGMDAALGARFGASALWRGASVPSAAIVRLLATAYRETYQFAPPERRLTASCRAVAAASRSCCGTGESRCGRSRAVISRPARPVARSRRRGSRPRSRRGGRFTRSPARVGRRSGSPRRYSGWPTRSRPGSPNWKRTGSPA; from the coding sequence GTGCTCGCCGCCCGCGTCCTCGGCACCGGACCCGGTTCGGGGACCGACGCGGACCGGGCCGCGTTCTTCGCCGGGGCGGTCGCGCCCGACATGGGCTACTTCCCGGGCGGGGACCGGTTCGCGTCCGACCTGGCGCACTACGTCCGGACCGGGCGGCTGGTCCGCGCCCTCGTGCGCGCCGCGGGCGCGAGCGCCGCGGCGGCGTTCGCCCGCGGGTGGGCGACCCACGTGCTCGCCGACGTCCTCGTTCACCCGCTCGTCAACCGCGCGGCGGCCGAACTGACACACGGGACGGCGTCCGGTGCGCTCGCGACTCCCGACGGTCTCGTGGCACACCTCCGCATCGAGCAGGGCATGGACGCCGCACTCGGCGCGCGGTTCGGCGCGTCGGCGCTGTGGCGCGGCGCGAGCGTTCCGAGCGCGGCGATCGTTCGGCTCCTCGCGACCGCGTACCGCGAGACGTACCAGTTCGCCCCGCCGGAGCGCCGGCTGACGGCGTCGTGCCGGGCTGTCGCCGCGGCGTCCCGCTCCTGTTGCGGTACGGGCGAGTCGCGGTGCGGGCGTTCGCGGGCTGTGATCTCCCGGCCCGCGCGGCCGGTGGCGCGTTCGCGGCGGCGCGGTTCGCGACCGCGCTCGCGCCGCGGTGGCCGGTTTACGCGTTCGCCCGCCCGTGTCGGCCGTCGGAGTGGCTCACCGCGGAGGTACTCCGGGTGGCCGACGCGTTCCCGGCCCGGTTCGCCGAACTGGAAGCGAACGGGTTCGCCGGCCTGA